The following coding sequences lie in one Nakaseomyces glabratus chromosome K, complete sequence genomic window:
- a CDS encoding uncharacterized protein (CAGL0K01947g~Has domain(s) with predicted nucleic acid binding, zinc ion binding activity), with amino-acid sequence MHCIKKRDAQPNRHCYANDMGKNELEEDVRKLSEAMDQIAKLVIATGVVKKPQDGSQEPQGPQVQPQMQTPKKKKKKKNKIHCSYCNEVGHTRARCPKKLGLIDI; translated from the coding sequence ATGCACTGTATTAAAAAGAGAGACGCTCAGCCGAATAGACACTGCTACGCAAATGATATGGGCAAGAATGAGCTAGAGGAGGATGTTAGGAAGCTGTCGGAGGCTATGGACCAGATAGCCAAGCTGGTTATAGCCACAGGTGTAGTGAAGAAGCCACAGGACGGATCACAGGAACCGCAGGGACCTCAGGTGCAACCGCAGATGCAAACACctaagaagaagaagaaaaagaagaataagaTACATTGCTCTTATTGTAATGAGGTAGGGCACACTAGGGCTAGGTGTCCCAAGAAACTGGGGTTGATAGATATATGA
- the NOP1 gene encoding rRNA methyltransferase NOP1 (CAGL0K01859g~Ortholog(s) have histone-glutamine methyltransferase activity, mRNA binding, rRNA methyltransferase activity and role in box C/D snoRNA 3'-end processing, histone glutamine methylation, rRNA methylation) — translation MSFRPGSRGGARGGRGGSRGGFGGRGGSRGGFGGRGGSRGGSRGGFGGRGGSRGGPRGGSRGGPRGGARGGARGGAKGGAKVVIEPHKHDGVYIARGKEDLLVTKNMAPGESVYGEKRVSVEEPSKEDGVPPTKVEYRVWNPFRSKLAAGIMGGLDELFIAPGKKVLYLGAASGTSVSHVSDVVGPEGVVYAVEFSHRPGRELISMAKKRPNVIPIIEDARHPQKYRMLVGMVDAVFADVAQPDQARIIALNSHMFLKDQGGVVISIKANCIDSTVDAETVFAREVQKLREEKIKPLEQLTLEPYERDHCIVIGRYMRSGLKK, via the coding sequence ATGTCATTCAGACCAGGATCTAGAGGTGGTGCCCGTGGTGGCAGAGGTGGTTCCCGTGGTGGCTTCGGTGGCCGTGGTGGCTCCCGTGGTGGCTTCGGCGGCCGTGGTGGTTCCCGTGGTGGTTCTCGTGGTGGCTTCGGTGGCCGTGGTGGTTCCCGTGGTGGTCCAAGAGGCGGTTCCCGCGGTGGTCCAAGAGGTGGTGCCCGTGGAGGTGCTCGTGGAGGTGCTAAAGGTGGTGCCAAGGTTGTTATTGAGCCACACAAGCACGACGGTGTCTACATTGCCAGAGGTAAGGAAGATCTTTTGGTTACCAAGAACATGGCTCCAGGTGAGTCCGTCTACGGTGAAAAGAGAGTCTCCGTTGAGGAGCCATCCAAGGAGGACGGTGTCCCACCAACCAAGGTCGAGTACCGTGTTTGGAACCCATTCAGATCTAAGTTGGCCGCTGGTATCATGGGTGGTCTAGACGAGCTGTTCATCGCCCCAGGTAAGAAGGTTCTATATCTAGGTGCTGCTTCCGGTACTTCCGTTTCCCACGTCTCCGATGTCGTCGGCCCAGAAGGTGTCGTCTACGCTGTCGAGTTTTCCCACAGACCAGGTAGAGAATTGATCTCCATGGCCAAGAAGAGACCAAACGTCATCCCAATCATAGAAGATGCCAGACATCCACAGAAATACAGAATGCTGGTCGGTATGGTCGACGCCGTCTTCGCGGATGTCGCCCAACCAGATCAAGCCCGTATCATCGCCTTGAACTCCCACATGTTCTTGAAGGACCAAGGTGGTGTCGTCATCTCCATCAAGGCTAACTGTATCGACTCCACTGTTGACGCTGAAACCGTGTTCGCCAGAGAAGTCCAAAAGCTTCGtgaagaaaagatcaaGCCATTGGAACAATTGACTCTAGAACCTTACGAAAGAGACCATTGTATCGTCATTGGTAGATACATGAGAAGCggtttgaagaaataa
- the GDI1 gene encoding Gdi1p (CAGL0K01925g~GDP dissociation inhibitor): MDQETIDRDYDVIVLGTGITECILSGLLSVEGKKVLHIDKQDHYGGEAASITLSQLYSKFKQNPLSKEDREAKFGKDRDWNVDLIPKFLMANGELTNILVHTDVTRYVDFKQVSGSYVFKQGKIYKVPANEVEAISSPLMGIFEKRRMKKFLEWISSYKEDDNSTHQGLDLDKNTMDEVYYKFGLGNSTKEFIGHAMALWTNDDYLQQPARPSYERILLYCQSVARYGKSPYLYPMYGLGELPQGFARLSAIYGGTYMLDTPIEEVLYSDTDKKFAGVKTKLGEFKAPLVIADPTYFPDRCKSTGQRVIRAICILNHPVPGTGNADSLQIIVPQSQVGRKNDIYIAVVSDAHQVCSKGHYLAIISTIIETDKPHIELEPAFKLLGPIEEKFMGIAELFEPKDDGSKDNIFLSRSYDASSHFESMTDDVKDIYLRVTGHPLVLKKRAEE; this comes from the coding sequence ATGGATCAAGAAACCATTGATAGAGATTACGACGTCATTGTCCTAGGGACAGGTATCACAGAGTGTATACTGTCTGGTCTCTTGTCTGTTGAAGGAAAGAAAGTGTTGCACATAGACAAGCAAGACCACTATGGTGGTGAAGCTGCCTCTATCACTCTTTCTCAACTGTACAGCAAGTTTAAGCAGAATCCATTATCTAAGGAGGACCGTGAGGCTAAGTTTGGTAAGGATAGGGACTGGAATGTTGATCTGATCCCCAAATTTTTGATGGCCAATGGTGAATTGACTAACATACTGGTACACACTGATGTTACTAGATATGTTGATTTCAAGCAAGTTTCTGGCTCCTATGTGTTCAAGCAAGGTAAAATCTACAAAGTGCCTGCCAATGAAGTAGAGGCAATCTCATCGCCATTGATGGGTATCTTTGAGAAACGTAGAatgaagaagttcttgGAATGGATTAGCTCATACAAGGAGGATGACAACAGCACTCACCAAGGTTTGGATCTAGACAAGAACACTATGGATGAAGTGTACTATAAGTTCGGTCTAGGTAACTCGACAAAAGAATTCATTGGTCACGCCATGGCTCTATGGACCAATGACGACTATCTACAACAACCAGCAAGACCAAGTTACGAAAGAATCCTTCTGTACTGCCAAAGTGTGGCCCGTTACGGTAAGTCGCCATACCTGTACCCTATGTACGGTTTAGGTGAACTACCACAAGGGTTTGCACGTTTATCCGCTATCTACGGTGGTACGTACATGCTAGACACACCTATCGAGGAAGTGCTATACAGCGACACAGATAAGAAGTTTGCCGGTGTCAAGACCAAGCTAGGTGAGTTCAAGGCTCCATTAGTGATTGCTGATCCAACCTATTTCCCTGACAGATGCAAGTCTACTGGTCAAAGAGTGATCAGGGCAATTTGCATACTAAACCACCCAGTCCCTGGTACAGGCAATGCTGACTCTTTACAGATCATTGTCCCACAAAGTCAAGTCGGTAGAAAGAACGATATATACATTGCCGTCGTCTCTGATGCACACCAAGTCTGTTCCAAGGGTCATTACTTGGCCATCATCTCCACTATAATCGAGACTGACAAGCCACACATAGAATTGGAGCCAGCTTTCAAGCTGTTGGGCCCTATTGAGGAGAAGTTCATGGGCATTGCCGAGCTATTCGAACCAAAGGACGATGGATCCAAGGACAACATCTTCCTGTCCAGATCATACGACGCTTCTTCTCATTTCGAGTCCATGACCGACGACGTTAAGGACATATACTTAAGAGTGACTGGTCACCCATTAGTCCTAAAGAAAAGAGCAGAAGAATGA
- a CDS encoding uncharacterized protein (CAGL0K01903g~Ortholog(s) have cellular bud, plasma membrane localization), whose product MSAEQYYGNQYAQNQYVHTRDQYYSAPQYQQPQYYQPPPQGYAPQGQYYQAQPPPYYQPPPQVRQQQPIYVQQAPPQNGNEDCLMACLAAMCICLTLDLLI is encoded by the coding sequence ATGTCCGCTGAACAATACTACGGGAACCAGTACGCCCAGAACCAGTACGTGCACACTAGAGACCAGTACTACTCTGCTCCGCAATACCAACAACCACAGTACTACCAGCCACCACCACAAGGGTATGCACCACAAGGGCAGTATTATCAGGCACAACCACCGCCATACTACCAACCCCCACCACAAGTACGACAACAGCAACCTATCTATGTGCAGCAAGCTCCACCACAGAACGGTAACGAAGATTGTTTGATGGCATGTCTTGCAGCCATGTGTATCTGTCTGACACTTGATCTACTAATATGA
- the TSC13 gene encoding trans-2-enoyl-CoA reductase (NADPH) TSC13 (CAGL0K01837g~Ortholog(s) have oxidoreductase activity, role in very long-chain fatty acid metabolic process and endoplasmic reticulum membrane, mitochondrion localization), producing MLVTIKPRSKVLKETKVNLSESSTLEQVLIEVSRNNRNISKNRLRLTYAKENKQLPILDDSYFKGLDSATTELYVKDLGPQISWRLVFVCEYIGPIIIHTLLYRLSQNQSVISKFHNSSVHRDPFLYSLIYWLNTIHYTKRVLESLFLHKFSQATMPLFNLFKNSSHYWILNGSITASYFGYGFLIGNDTLRPVYEFLHLEKVNTLVTLFLISEAWNFYIHLKLRLWGDLQKKQGNTTKRVPLNEGIFNVLVAPNYSFEVWSWIWFAFIARLNIFALIFLAVSATQMYLWAQKKNKKYNTRRAFLIPFIF from the coding sequence ATGCTGGTTACTATTAAGCCACGGTCGAAGGTCCTCAAGGAGACGAAGGTTAATCTTTCTGAGAGCTCTACTCTGGAGCAAGTTTTGATTGAAGTCTCTAGAAACAACCGGAACATCAGCAAGAACAGGCTGAGATTGACCTATGCGAAGGAGAACAAGCAATTGCCCATCCTGGATGACAGCTACTTCAAAGGGCTGGACTCTGCGACCACTGAGTTGTACGTGAAGGACCTCGGTCCTCAAATCAGCTGGAGACTGGTGTTTGTGTGTGAGTACATCGGCCCCATCATTATCCACACTTTGCTTTACAGGCTGTCTCAGAACCAGTCTGTGATCAGCAAGTTCCACAACTCCAGCGTCCACAGAGACCCATTCTTGTACTCCCTCATTTACTGGCTGAACACCATCCATTACACCAAGAGAGTCCTCGAGTCCCTTTTCTTGCACAAGTTCTCCCAGGCCACCATGCCATTGTTCAACTTGTTCAAGAACTCCTCCCATTACTGGATTCTAAACGGCTCCATTACAGCATCTTACTTCGGTTACGGGTTCTTGATCGGTAACGACACTTTGCGTCCAGTATATGAGTTCCTGCACTTGGAGAAAGTTAATACTCTGGTGACTTTGTTCCTGATCAGCGAAGCCTGGAACTTTTACATCCACTTGAAGTTGCGTCTGTGGGGTGACTTGCAAAAGAAGCAAGGAAACACCACTAAACGTGTGCCATTGAATGAGGGTATCTTCAACGTCCTAGTGGCTCCAAACTACTCTTTTGAAGTCTGGAGTTGGATCTGGTTTGCATTCATCGCAAGATTGAACATCTTTGCTTTGATCTTCCTCGCAGTCTCCGCTACTCAAATGTACCTATGGGCccaaaagaagaacaagaagtaCAACACAAGAAGAGCCTTCTTGATTCCTTTCATATTCTGA
- the RRN10 gene encoding Rrn10p (CAGL0K01969g~Has domain(s) with predicted transcription factor activity, RNA polymerase I upstream control element sequence-specific binding activity and role in transcription from RNA polymerase I promoter), which yields MAKVTRDGGGRDGTGPVMDHTVYDACSDLILEHGKAVSADEVLADRIGNCVPIPLKTRQELELLSRGDRAAGVFSGDVVPRIDLRVVHYYATQLILAKYPQLMNRFDETSMITLGLLIEQWVEEYLSGDSADAVAKHIDYRLNPTDI from the exons ATGGCAAAGGTGACCCGTGATGGAGGCGGTCGGGATGGCACTGGTCCCGTG ATGGATCATACTGTGTATGACGCCTGCAGCGATCTTATTTTAGAGCACGGCAAGGCTGTCAGTGCCGATGAAGTGCTTGCGGATAGGATCGGCAACTGCGTGCCGATCCCTCTCAAGACCCGGCAGGAGCTCGAGCTGCTGAGCCGCGGGGACAGAGCCGCCGGTGTGTTCTCCGGGGACGTGGTGCCGCGCATAGACCTGCGGGTGGTGCACTACTACGCGACGCAGCTGATTCTGGCGAAGTACCCGCAGCTGATGAACAGGTTCGACGAGACCAGCATGATCACGCTGGGGCTGCTGATTGAGCAGTGGGTCGAGGAGTACCTGAGCGGGGACAGTGCGGACGCTGTCGCCAAGCACATAGACTACAGACTGAACCCAACGGATATATAA
- the NCL1 gene encoding tRNA (cytosine-C5-)-methyltransferase (CAGL0K01991g~Ortholog(s) have nucleus localization), protein MARRRNYNKKKTFGARDDTNARKGWNELVRENAKWESYYKLLQLFPAEQWDEFKTTCQSPLPLTFRVTGSRKHADEVLSLFKTRHLPNLTDVEFEGNKIQAPKSLPWYPNEYAWQLDVPKTVIRKNEQFAKTQRFLVVENAVGNISRQEAVSMIPPIVLEVEPHHTVLDMCAAPGSKTTQMIEALHKDTDEPTGFVVANDADSRRSHMLVHQLKRLNSANLMVVNHDAQFFPRIILSDEPSKKKAQLKFDRILCDVPCSGDGTMRKNVNVWKDWNTQGALGLHTVQLNILDRGLHLLQNNGRLVYSTCSMNPIENEAVVAEALRRWGDKVRLVDCSEKLPGLIRSQGITQWPVIDRNMEERKKEDEGMINSWFPPSEEEVSKFHLERCMRVYPHQQNTGGFFITVFEKVVEEEEEVEEPQQKKVKLDTQAPVKKEKLPRDANEEPFVFIDPNHAALQTCWKFYGIDDKFDKTACLVRNATGEPTRVVYTVCSALKNIIQRNEDRLKIIYSGVKLFVSQRSDIECSWRIQSESLPIVKHHMQSDRIVKVKPELLKLLLVDSFPSFEMIQNEHIDDDFVEKMKEISSGCAFIEVIRDDENKENLFLPLWKGNRNVNLMVCKEDTHELLYRVFGIETTAKDNPKAQAQKNAAEKKSEQDSEKESEKESTEPAVEA, encoded by the coding sequence ATGGCCAGGAGAAGGAActacaacaagaagaagacgtTCGGTGCCCGCGACGACACCAATGCTCGCAAGGGCTGGAACGAGCTAGTCAGAGAGAACGCCAAGTGGGAGAGCTACTACAAGCTTTTGCAATTGTTCCCAGCTGAACAGTGGGACGAGTTCAAGACCACCTGCCAGTCGCCTTTGCCGCTAACTTTCAGAGTCACTGGCTCCAGAAAGCACGCTGACGAAGTGCTGAGCTTGTTCAAGACTAGACACCTGCCAAACTTGACCGATGTTGAGTTCGAAGGCAACAAGATCCAGGCCCCAAAGTCCCTTCCATGGTATCCTAACGAGTACGCCTGGCAACTAGACGTCCCAAAGACGGTTATCAGAAAGAATGAACAGTTTGCAAAGACCCAGAGGTTCCTAGTGGTCGAGAACGCTGTCGGTAACATCTCAAGACAGGAAGCTGTCTCGATGATTCCTCCAATCGTGTTAGAGGTCGAACCACACCATACTGTGCTGGATATGTGTGCTGCTCCAGGTTCTAAGACCACGCAAATGATTGAAGCATTGCACAAGGACACCGACGAGCCAACTGGTTTCGTGGTCGCCAACGATGCTGACTCTCGTAGATCTCACATGTTGGTCCACCAATTGAAGAGACTGAACAGTGCTAACCTTATGGTTGTGAACCATGATGCTCAATTCTTCCCACGTATCATATTGTCTGATGAACCATCCAAGAAGAAGGCCCAATTGAAGTTCGACAGAATCCTTTGTGATGTCCCATGTTCTGGTGACGGTACTATGAGAAAAAATGTCAATGTCTGGAAGGACTGGAATACTCAAGGTGCTTTAGGCCTACACACTGTTCAATTGAACATTCTAGACAGAGGTTTGCACTTGCTGCAAAATAACGGTAGATTAGTCTACTCCACATGTTCAATGAACccaattgaaaatgaagctGTTGTCGCTGAGGCTCTAAGAAGATGGGGTGACAAAGTCAGACTAGTTGACTGTAGCGAAAAGTTGCCAGGCCTTATCAGATCTCAAGGTATCACTCAATGGCCAGTTATCGACAGAAACATGgaagagagaaagaaggAAGACGAAGGCATGATCAACAGTTGGTTCCCACCTTCTGAAGAGGAAGTATCCAAGTTCCACCTAGAGAGATGTATGAGAGTTTATCCTCACCAACAAAACACCGGTGGTTTCTTTATCACAGTCTTTGAAAAGGTTGttgaggaagaagaagaagttgaagagcCACAACAAAAGAAGGTCAAGCTTGATACTCAAGCTCCAgtcaagaaagagaagctACCAAGAGATGCAAATGAAGAGCCATTTGTTTTCATTGACCCTAACCATGCTGCCCTACAGACTTGCTGGAAGTTCTATGGTATTGATGATAAGTTTGACAAAACTGCATGCTTAGTTAGAAATGCCACTGGTGAACCAACCAGAGTTGTTTACACCGTTTGCTCAGCTCTAAAGAACATTATTCAAAGGAACGAGGACAGACTGAAGATTATTTACTCTGGTGTGAAACTGTTTGTATCTCAGAGAAGTGATATAGAGTGCTCTTGGAGAATTCAAAGTGAGTCTCTACCAATTGTCAAGCACCACATGCAATCAGACAGAATTGTTAAGGTAAAACCTGAGCTTTTGAAGTTATTGTTAGTAGACTCTTTCCCATCTTTTGAAATGATTCAAAATGAACATATTGATGACGATTTTGTCGAGAAGATGAAGGAGATCAGCTCCGGTTGTGCCTTTATCGAAGTTATCAgagatgatgaaaacaaGGAAAACCTATTCTTGCCACTATGGAAGGGTAACAGAAACGTCAACTTGATGGTCTGTAAGGAGGACACGCACGAACTTCTATATAGAGTCTTCGGTATTGAAACTACTGCAAAGGATAATCCAAAGGCTCAAGCCCAAAAGAATGCTGCTGAAAAGAAGTCTGAACAGGATTCAGAAAAAGAATCAGAGAAGGAATCCACTGAACCAGCTGTTGAAGCTTAa
- the CDC7 gene encoding serine/threonine protein kinase CDC7 (CAGL0K01815g~Ortholog(s) have ATP binding, protein serine/threonine kinase activity), with amino-acid sequence MVGKYEIPEEIKQEIEQVYEEVPPLRDQYRLIDKIGEGTFSSVYKAEDLQGKVTRKYGSHFWYKDSKYVALKKIYVTSSPQRIYNELNLLYILTGCVRVAPLCDAMRVRDQVMAVLPYYPHEEFRNCYRDLPIKGIKMYMWELLQALSFVHSKGIIHRDVKPTNFLYNPEIGRGVLVDFGLAEMQSDIITHGAEMAFPTAKDDDAAFAMKDYRNQELFCPCIMRESKDTTIPSATHPLITIQNGKVVQLGNANGVDLTKGYPKNETRRVKRANRAGTRGFRAPEVLMKCGAQTTKIDIWSVGVILLSLLSRRFPLFQSLDDTDSLLELCNLFGWKAMKKCAAIHGLGFEVAGVQNLREEPFQHGLKQFVYELLDKECEAGTFPEYSIAFETHSYLKYEIEEGHSIEPHLPSQIEEDNDNEKMMQLKQYQKEIWSDHFWCFQVLEQCFKLDPSKRSSADELLRSAFFNELNVGAGESTEGELTDEDVSDTASEAASSDEEVMLIA; translated from the coding sequence ATGGTTGGCAAGTATGAGATTCCTGAGGAGATCAAGCAGGAAATAGAGCAGGTTTATGAGGAGGTGCCGCCGTTGCGGGATCAGTACAGGCTGATAGACAAGATAGGTGAAGGTACATTCTCTAGTGTGTACAAGGCTGAGGATCTACAAGGGAAGGTGACGCGGAAGTATGGCTCGCACTTCTGGTATAAGGACTCGAAGTATGTTGCGCTGAAGAAGATCTACGTTACGTCGTCGCCGCAGAGAATCTATAACGAGCTGAACTTGCTGTATATTTTGACTGGGTGTGTACGGGTGGCGCCGTTGTGTGATGCTATGCGGGTCAGGGATCAGGTAATGGCGGTGCTTCCATACTACCCTCATGAGGAGTTCCGGAACTGTTATCGAGACCTTCCGATAAAGGGTATCAAGATGTATATGTGGGAACTCTTACAGGCGCTAAGTTTTGTGCACTCGAAAGGGATTATTCACAGAGACGTCAAGCCAACCAACTTCTTATATAACCCAGAGATCGGAAGAGGTGTGCTAGTTGATTTTGGTCTGGCTGAAATGCAAAGTGATATCATTACCCATGGAGCTGAGATGGCGTTCCCAACAGCAAAGGATGATGACGCGGCATTTGCAATGAAGGATTATAGAAACCAGGAACTCTTTTGCCCTTGCATCATGAGAGAATCCAAGGATACCACTATACCTAGTGCCACACACCCACTTATTACTATCCAGAATGGTAAAGTTGTTCAATTGGGCAACGCTAATGGGGTTGATCTAACAAAGGGCTATCCAAAGAATGAGACGCGGAGAGTTAAGAGAGCCAATAGAGCAGGTACTAGGGGGTTCCGTGCTCCTGAAGTGTTAATGAAATGTGGTGCGCAGACGACGAAGATAGATATATGGTCAGTAGGTGTAATTCTGTTGAGTTTATTATCCAGGAGATTCCCactctttcaaagtttaGACGACACTGATTCTTTGTTGGAGCTCTGCAATTTGTTTGGTTGGAAagcaatgaaaaaatgtGCAGCAATCCATGGCCTGGGCTTTGAGGTTGCTGGTGTTCAGAATCTGCGAGAAGAGCCATTCCAGCATGGGCTGAAACAGTTTGTCTACGAGCTCTTAGATAAAGAGTGTGAGGCCGGAACGTTTCCAGAGTACAGTATAGCCTTTGAGACACATTCATACttaaaatatgaaataGAAGAAGGCCACTCGATAGAGCCACATCTTCCATCACAGATCGAAGAGGATAATGATAACGAAAAGATGATGCAGTTgaaacaatatcaaaaggAGATATGGTCTGACCATTTTTGGTGTTTCCAAGTGTTAGAACAATGTTTTAAGTTGGATCCCAGTAAGAGAAGTTCAGCTGATGAGTTATTGAGGAGTGCATTCTTTAATGAACTAAACGTTGGTGCTGGAGAGAGTACAGAAGGTGAGTTAACCGATGAAGATGTGTCTGACACAGCTAGTGAAGCAGCAAGTTCTGATGAGGAAGTCATGCTAATTGCGTAA
- the SLX5 gene encoding SUMO-targeted ubiquitin ligase complex subunit SLX5 (CAGL0K01881g~Ortholog(s) have SUMO binding, ubiquitin-protein transferase activity), producing the protein MKRDGEEDPVIVLDSDNEEPANSEHEGVRPLPAIVVDEEDNSGAPVEVTSVNADEGGDDDELTLLRQSNIRVPRRQISTPVAYINLDDEAAHHDASDDIEFLGGNLVPNAGDNDEDAVTLLEERLADGLVPLNLPGGRRIIVNAANGEAPVRSSFERLMRNNQLRYLRTVPAERQNQRVQRNYRPVRNDGMFVPESDDSQDDEWETPDLSSGYQSSASNYPSRPSSALINDWAIARARNAARRRTRAMTESRISAALGQLAGLSGSDLVNGYINFPVLPQSMASYMHNHVYGTPITGSEDDEEAQTQSIIDIIQQREESERDKRVKEYTRKSESQKKKFYEEAKQLPPGYSASFATPEVIRENDDEDNSNNDDDEDMIVCNLCGVELGIGIPEEFTGISKEDFALSFAELMDKYGSRCPYQSLGKPSELDRDLSKRTYVSNCGHLFCGRCWRRYLNARSLMKTKAGKSLNVKLGASHPDNFAPKVCPADNCKYQIRSKGKMREVYF; encoded by the coding sequence ATGAAACGGGATGGTGAGGAAGATCCTGTCATAGTGTTAGACAGCGATAACGAGGAGCCCGCTAATAGTGAGCATGAGGGTGTGAGGCCGTTGCCTGCCATAGTGGTGGACGAGGAGGATAATAGCGGTGCGCCTGTTGAGGTTACTTCAGTTAATGCAGACGAAGGCggtgatgatgatgagttGACTTTACTTCGTCAGTCTAATATCAGAGTACCGAGAAGGCAAATAAGTACGCCCGTTGCGTATATTAACCTTGATGATGAAGCTGCCCACCACGATGCGAGTGATGATATAGAATTTCTGGGTGGGAATTTAGTGCCTAATGCAGGcgataatgatgaagatgcagTTACACTGCTGGAAGAACGATTAGCGGATGGTCTAGTGCCTCTGAACTTGCCCGGTGGCAGGAGGATCATAGTTAACGCTGCAAACGGTGAGGCGCCAGTACGCAGCTCTTTCGAGAGATTGATGAGGAATAACCAGCTTCGATACTTGCGAACAGTTCCTGCAGAGCGTCAGAATCAACGAGTACAGCGAAACTACAGACCTGTTAGAAATGATGGTATGTTTGTACCGGAGTCTGATGACAGCCAAGATGATGAATGGGAAACTCCTGACCTGTCTAGTGGCTATCAGAGTTCAGCGTCAAATTACCCTTCACGTCCTAGTTCTGCTTTGATTAATGATTGGGCAATAGCGAGGGCTAGGAATGCTGCAAGAAGGCGAACAAGAGCGATGACAGAGAGTCGTATAAGTGCGGCATTGGGACAACTAGCTGGTCTATCGGGTTCTGATTTGGTTAATGGTTACATAAATTTTCCGGTGCTTCCGCAGAGTATGGCATCTTATATGCACAATCATGTTTACGGCACCCCCATAACAGGTTCCGAagacgatgaagaagctCAGACTCAGAGTatcattgatattataCAGCAACGAGAAGAATCTGAGAGGGACAAACGGGTAAAGGAGTATACTAGGAAAAGTGAGTCTcagaaaaagaagttttACGAGGAAGCTAAGCAGTTACCACCGGGGTACAGCGCCTCCTTTGCGACGCCTGAGGTTATTAGAGAgaatgatgatgaggacAACAGCAATAATGACGACGATGAGGATATGATAGTATGCAATTTATGTGGAGTTGAGTTAGGAATCGGGATACCTGAGGAGTTTACTGGGATATCTAAGGAAGATTTTGCATTGAGTTTTGCAGAGTTAATGGATAAGTATGGGTCCAGATGTCCATACCAGAGTTTAGGTAAGCCTAGTGAGCTGGATCGGGATTTGTCAAAGCGAACTTATGTCTCTAATTGCGGCCACCTATTTTGTGGCAGATGTTGGAGGAGGTACTTGAATGCAAGGTCattgatgaagacgaaAGCTGGCAAGTCGTTAAATGTTAAGCTTGGTGCGTCTCATCCTGATAATTTTGCTCCCAAGGTTTGTCCAGCAGATAACTGTAAATATCAGATACGCTCTAAGGGTAAGATGAGAGAAGTATATTTctaa